The genomic interval GGCATGTTTTCAGCGTAAAAAGTTTTGTAAAATTTTTACGGGAAGCACGTTTTGCTAACTTTCAGTGCTGATTAGCCCAACTTTAATCTGAAAAAACACCACTAAATCCCGCAATAGCGCACTGACATTTGCGCTATTGAAACCTCTGCTCAAGTGATACTGCTGAGTGACAAACTCAACAAAATGCAGTGTCGTTAGCGTGGCTAAATCCTCAATGGGTAAGATTTAAGTCTGTATTCAACGGGACTAAGACCATTTAACTTGAGGCTGATTCGTCTGGTGTTGTAATACCGAATGTAATCTTCAATGGCTTTCTTAAGTTCATGAAGATCATTGAATTTATTGGTATAGAAGCATTCTGACTTTAACGTTCCGAAAAAACATTCAGCACAGGCATTATCCAGACAGTTTCCTTTTCTGGACATGCTCTGTAAGACACCGAACTCTCGCAACTGATACTGATACCATCTATGACGGTATTGCCAGCCCTGATCTGAGTGAAGAACAGGAGCGCTGTCCGCATCCAGCCTGGCAAATGCCTTAATGAGCATATCATCAATCATTGGCATTGTTGGGCGCTCTGAAATACTGAAGGAAATTACTTCGTTATTGAAGAGGTCGATGATGGGTGAAAGATAGAGTTTTCGACCATTGACGGCAAATTCAGTGACATCGGTGACCCATTTTTCGTTAGGTCTGCTGGCTTTAAAATTTCGCTGTAAGATGTTGTCAGCCGTACAACCTCGCTCGCCACGCCATGAACTGTAGCGTTTAACCCTGATAGCTGCTTTGAGATCAAGCCCGTTCATTAAGCGCTGAACGACTTTGTGGTTGATCACGCCCACTTCTCTTCTGAGAGCCAGAGTTATACGACGGTAGCCATAGCGTCCCTGATTTTCATCATATATCTCTTTAATTCTGAGGTTTATTTCATCGTATTTTCCTGCCGACTTAAGTGCTTTAAGATGGTAGTAAAACGTGCTCCTAGGTATCCTGGCCATACTGAGCAATTGTTCTAGTGGGTAAAACTGCCTCAGTTCATTTACAACTCTGACCTTGTCTCTTACTGAACTAAGGCTTTCAACTTTTGCAGGTAAAGTATCCGTAACTCAAGAAACTTTATTCTCTTTTCCAGCTCGTGAATCCTTTGTGCTCGCGAGCGTTCCAGTGTGGCTTCTGCAGCTTCAGGGTTTTCAGTCATATGAGGAGCCCTTTTTTTACCTATCTTGAGTGAGCGAAGCCCCTCTTCCCCATGCTCCTTGAATACTTTCATCCACTTGCCTACAGACGCAGCACCTGCAAGATTGAATTTTGTGGCCACCTGATTCTGGGAAATCTGACCTGAAAGCACTGCTTTCACTGCTTCAACTCGTATGTCCGGATCAATTGATACGCCTTTATCCCTGGGCCTTAGTCCCTCTTCTCCATGTGTATCATAGGCGGCAACCCAGATTCTAACCTGGGTTCTGGGTACATTGAATCGAGCGGAGGTTAAACGATAGCCCTCATCGCTAGCAAAATAGTGCATAACGACTTCAAGGCGCTCTTCAAAGGTATACTTACGTCTGGACATGGGACTCTCCAATTTGAGAGTCCAACTAAATGGGTGCAGTTCAGGTTAAATGAAAATTTCCCGGGGCTTTCCACTTTCTGTCCCTCAACAATGCTCAAGACAGAAAGTCTTAAGCACCCACCGCACATCTTATCCCTCTGAATTAAAATGCAAAGATGTAATTCTATTCTGCGTAAATTACATTATTTCTGCGAGCCG from Enterobacter sp. JBIWA008 carries:
- a CDS encoding IS3 family transposase (programmed frameshift); translation: MSRRKYTFEERLEVVMHYFASDEGYRLTSARFNVPRTQVRIWVAAYDTHGEEGLRPRDKGVSIDPDIRVEAVKAVLSGQISQNQVATKFNLAGAASVGKWMKVFKEHGEEGLRSLKIGKKRAPHMTENPEAAEATLERSRAQRIHELEKRIKFLELRILYLQKFESLSSVRDKVRVVNELRQFYPLEQLLSMARIPRSTFYYHLKALKSAGKYDEINLRIKEIYDENQGRYGYRRITLALRREVGVINHKVVQRLMNGLDLKAAIRVKRYSSWRGERGCTADNILQRNFKASRPNEKWVTDVTEFAVNGRKLYLSPIIDLFNNEVISFSISERPTMPMIDDMLIKAFARLDADSAPVLHSDQGWQYRHRWYQYQLREFGVLQSMSRKGNCLDNACAECFFGTLKSECFYTNKFNDLHELKKAIEDYIRYYNTRRISLKLNGLSPVEYRLKSYPLRI